A window from Zingiber officinale cultivar Zhangliang chromosome 7A, Zo_v1.1, whole genome shotgun sequence encodes these proteins:
- the LOC122001354 gene encoding protein PLASTID MOVEMENT IMPAIRED 2-like, which translates to MERQQTPIFQLDLPSQWVDLLLAEMTLNKLIDRKKAAKRETAQLLSELCMANDKAKQLAFQIEEAKARAMACQRELSLTSPLGTDDAPQILREVDGVKQKISSIKLDMASASVQRERAQIQIQLIDSECKSYSDYSEGLRREIEATNIEKEFVDLDRSEVEREIEQIKASHDTEAANFSERMENTKSRIVQLQKEISAAKKMQKELAIIVSVVNALQHEMEFLRSMEKSSEKIRYVKNEQEVLVDLSSLQALRTELAAAKEELSGLKEEGFRIMDAMDVARKEMMQIAEEKGKCNRAVKESESKLEILDTKLHKVMSKMEFASKAERRADAIVSSLSAALRQLHSDIEAAKRETELVREETKAVRVQTQKTRSKTASVEERFGEAMEELKHVTASETIALEELQAVTESTMTERAISALWSDTITISKFEYYYLTKQGKAAQEVAEKKVAAALAWKEALEAKAKAKAKAKAKEEEKKRAKAEDEVKGRWAIVTVDQKRGTTKPKKSGLDCNCKQVPEEEEYVTRSSHNMKLAIAMPRRSLNVSGMTGRISCRRSSSSQKKQPNFTDTTTKTVDSTKKKKKEKVLEKVVRLLNRRRGRQNIKEAVFPPATKLPVVLPFNYCVTA; encoded by the exons ATGGAGAGACAACAAACTCCAATATTCCAACTG GATCTTCCTTCACAATGGGTAGACCTTTTGCTTGCCGAGATGACTTTGAATAAGCTGATCGACAGGAAGAAAGCTGCTAAAAGAGAGACAGCTCAATTGCTATCTGAACTATGCATGGCCAATGATAAAGCAAAACAGTTGGCTTTCCAGATCGAGGAAGCTAAGGCCAGAGCGATGGCTTGCCAACGAGAGCTTTCGCTGACTTCTCCTCTGGGTACTGATGATGCCCCACAGATTCTAAGAGAAGTGGATGGTGTCAAACAGAAAATCAGCAGTATCAAACTTGACATGGCTTCAGCTTCAGTGCAAAGAGAGAGAGCACAGATACAGATTCAACTTATAGACAGCGAGTGCAAATCGTATTCAGATTACAGCGAAGGGTTGAGAAGGGAGATAGAAGCAACGAACATAGAAAAAGAATTCGTTGATTTAGATAGAAGTGAGGTTGAGAGAGAGATCGAACAAATCAAAGCTAGCCATGATACAGAAGCTGCAAATTTCAGTGAAAGAATGGAAAATACCAAGTCCAGAATTGTACAACTCCAGAAAGAGATTAGCGCGGCAAAGAAGATGCAGAAAGAGCTAGCGATAATTGTTTCAGTTGTCAATGCCTTGCAGCATGAGATGGAGTTCCTTAGATCAATGGAGAAAAGCTCTGAAAAGATTCGTTATGTTAAGAATGAGCAAGAGGTACTGGTCGATCTGTCTAGTTTACAGGCGTTGAGAACCGAACTGGCGGCAGCAAAGGAAGAGCTTTCCGGCCTTAAAGAAGAAGGATTCAGGATCATGGATGCGATGGACGTGGCGAGGAAAGAAATGATGCAAATTGCTGAGGAAAAGGGAAAATGCAACAGGGCAGTGAAGGAATCTGAATCAAAACTAGAGATTCTCGACACCAAGCTACACAAAGTCATGTCCAAGATGGAATTTGCATCGAAGGCCGAGAGGAGAGCTGATGCCATCGTCTCCTCCCTTTCTGCCGCACTCCGCCAGCTGCACTCCGATATAGAAGCGGCAAAGAGAGAAACAGAACTGGTGCGCGAAGAGACAAAAGCGGTAAGAGTTCAAACCCAGAAGACCAGGTCGAAGACTGCGTCAGTGGAGGAAAGGTTCGGTGAGGCAATGGAGGAGCTCAAACATGTGACGGCTTCAGAAACCATTGCGCTGGAAGAGTTGCAAGCAGTCACGGAGAGCACCATGACGGAGAGGGCGATTTCAGCTCTGTGGAGCGACACTATAACCATCTCAAAATTCGAGTACTACTATTTGACTAAGCAGGGCAAGGCGGCGCAAGAGGTTGCGGAGAAGAAGGTGGCGGCGGCGTTGGCATGGAAGGAGGCTCTCGAAGCGAAGGCGAAGGCGAAGGCGAAGGCGAAggcgaaggaggaggagaagaagagagcgaaAGCAGAGGACGAGGTCAAGGGAAGGTGGGCAATTGTGACGGTGGATCAGAAGAGAGGGACGACAAAACCAAAAAAGAGCGGCTTGGATTGTAACTGTAAGCAGGTGCCGGAGGAGGAAGAGTACGTGACCCGGTCGTCGCATAACATGAAGCTTGCCATAGCGATGCCGAGAAGGTCGCTTAACGTGAGCGGCATGACCGGGAGGATCAGCTGCCGGAGATCGTCGAGTTCGCAGAAAAAGCAACCGAACTTCACGGATACGACTACGAAGACCGTGGATtctacgaagaagaagaagaaggaaaaggtaTTGGAGAAGGTAGTTAGGCTCCTCAACCGTCGCAGGG